A stretch of DNA from Micromonospora sp. WMMD1155:
CCTCGGCGTGGTCGCTCAACACCCGCGCGGCCATCAGCCCGGCCATGCTGCCACCGAGCACCACCGCACGTCGCATGACCACACGTGTCTCAGCCGGTCGTTCGGCGGTGGCTATCCGCGAGAACAGCCGGGACGGAGAGAGAGGCATGCGATCACTCCTCGAACGTCGGGGAACCACGGCATCCACGACCGTAACCATCCGAGCGCCAGCCGTCAGTGCTCAATTGGCCCGCCACTTCTGGTCGGCGTTGCCGGTGCACTGCCGGATCCGCGGCCGGGCGCCGTTGTCCGGGTTGGCGTCGAGCACGTCGACGCACCTGTCCGCCTTGGTATTCACCACATCGGACCTGGGCCGATGCTGGTTGATCTTGTAGGCTCAGTCGGCAACGCCACAGCGGCCCGTCAACCGTCGAAGAGGATCGAGGCAGCCCGTGCTCACCGTAGGCTCGGCGGACACCGTCGCGGTGCCCCCGAGCGAGCGGTTCGGGTACTGGCACGACCTGGTGGCACGCGAGTCGGTGCCGATGCGCATCCACAGTGCCCACGCGGCGGACTTCCGGGCCCGGGCAGAGGTCATCAGCCTGGGTGAGGTCGTGCTGTCGACCTGGCGGTACCCGTCCCTGGACATGCAGCGCACCGGCACCTTCATCCGCCGCAGCGATCCGGAGATGTACCAGTTCGCGCTCCCGTTGTCCGGGCAGGGCGGGTTGGAGCAGGAGCGGCGGAGCAACGCCTTCACGCCGGGCAGCTTCGCGATCGTCGACACGTCCCGACCACACCAGTCGACCCATCAGGGACGGTCGCACCACGAGGGCATGTTGACCACCCGGACGATCCTCGTCCCGCACGGCCTCCTGCCGGTGCATCCCAACCGGATCTCGCAGCTGCTCGGCACGAGCATCTCCGCCACCGAGGGGATCGGCGTACTGCTCAACCAGTTCGTCCACCAGGTGATGACCCATCCCGATCAGTACCACGACAGTGACGCCCCGCTCCTGGGCACCGTCGTGCGGGACCTCATGTCCGCGATGGTCGCCCAACACCTGGACCTCACCGACGCCCTACCGATCGAGGTACGCGGACACAGCCTGCGCATGACGGTCAAGGCGTTCATCGACGAGCACCTCGGCGACCCGGACCTGTCGCCGGGCACCGTCGCCGCCGCCCACCACATCTCCCTCCGTAGCCTGCACCGGGCGTTCGAGACCGAGGACGAGACGGTCGCCGAGACCATCCGCCGGAAACGTCTGGACCGGTGCGCACGGGACCTGCGCGATCCCCTGCTCCGGGCCCGGCCCATCCACGGCATCGCCGCCCGCTGGGGCTTCCGCTCCCAGGCCCACTTCAGCAGGGTCTTCACGGCCACGTTCGGGATGTCCCCGCAGGCGTTCCGCAACGACCCGCGCGCACCTGCCTAGAACGGGGGCCGGTCGGAGCCGGGCGGGGGGCCCGGGGTCGCACCGGCGCCCGGCGCGACCCCAGCCTCGTCGATGTCAGGCCGGGACGCCGGCCTCCTCGGTGGACCGCCGTGCCGCCGTCTCGTCGTCGTCCGAGCCGTCGTGCTCGTCGAGCATCGTGGCCTCGTCGAACGGGTCGTCTCCGCGCAGCACCTCGGCCGCCCGGTCCCGGTCGAACTCCCCGGTCCACGTCCCCACCAGCACGGTCGCCACGGCGTTACCCGCGAAGTTGGTCAGCGCCCGGGCCTCGGACATGAACCGGTCGATGCCGACGATCAGGCCGACCCCGTCGACCAGGTCCGGCCGGTGCGACTGCAG
This window harbors:
- a CDS encoding helix-turn-helix domain-containing protein → MLTVGSADTVAVPPSERFGYWHDLVARESVPMRIHSAHAADFRARAEVISLGEVVLSTWRYPSLDMQRTGTFIRRSDPEMYQFALPLSGQGGLEQERRSNAFTPGSFAIVDTSRPHQSTHQGRSHHEGMLTTRTILVPHGLLPVHPNRISQLLGTSISATEGIGVLLNQFVHQVMTHPDQYHDSDAPLLGTVVRDLMSAMVAQHLDLTDALPIEVRGHSLRMTVKAFIDEHLGDPDLSPGTVAAAHHISLRSLHRAFETEDETVAETIRRKRLDRCARDLRDPLLRARPIHGIAARWGFRSQAHFSRVFTATFGMSPQAFRNDPRAPA